In Ovis canadensis isolate MfBH-ARS-UI-01 breed Bighorn chromosome 3, ARS-UI_OviCan_v2, whole genome shotgun sequence, one DNA window encodes the following:
- the PRRT1B gene encoding proline rich transmembrane protein 1B isoform X1, translating to MDAGADAKGGGGPTVPEDPARPGLPQLPRRPQLLEEDRAPSEEVAAADGGDAAAPEGPPGEPPAEASAAPPAQAQAVAAGEALPMPKAAAGGVPNIGFVGEPPPYAPPDPKAAHLLYPPPFSPPVLFPPAPAAPALYPPPAPLFPAPAAQPLFATFPVYNSPVAGVPAPAPAEHRPLPKDYMMESVLVTLFCCLLTGLIAIVYSHETRAALARGDLAQAQEASRKARSLVLFSLLFGVFVSTSWVIYVVVALYLP from the exons GAGCGGATGCGAAAGGGGGCGGCGGCCCCACAGTCCCTGAGGACCCTGCGCGCCCCGGGCTCCCGCAGCTCCCGCGCCGCCCgcagctcctggaggaggaccGAGCGCCCAGCGAGGAAGTGGCCGCCGCAGATGGAGGGGACGCCGCGGCGCCAGAGGGACCCCCGGGCGAGCCCCCGGCCGAGGCCTCCGCGGcgcccccagcccaggcccaggccgTGGCCGCGGGCGAGGCCCTGCCAATGCCCAAGGCGGCGGCCGGTGGGGTCCCCAACATCGGCTTCGTGGGCGAGCCCCCGCCCTACGCCCCGCCGGACCCCAAGGCCGCGCACCTGCTCTACCCGCCGCCCTTCTCACCGCCGGTGCTCTTCCCGCCCGCGCCGGCCGCCCCGGCCCTGTACCCGCCGCCCGCACCGCTCTTCCCCGCGCCTGCCGCACAGCCGCTCTTCGCGACCTTCCCGGTG TACAACAGCCCCGTGGCAGGCGTGCCAGCCCCGGCCCCGGCAGAACACAGGCCTCTGCCCAAGGACTACATGATGGAGTCTGTGCTGGTGACCCTCTTCTGCTGTCTGCTCACTGGGCTCATCGCCATCGTCTACTCCCATGAG ACCCGCGCGGCCCTGGCCCGGGGGGACCTGGCCCAGGCTCAGGAGGCCTCTCGCAAGGCCCGCTCGCTGGTGCTCTTCAGCCTGCTCTTCGGGGTCTTCGTGTCCACCAGCTGGGTTATCTACGTGGTGGTCGCGCTCTACCTGCCTTGA
- the PRRT1B gene encoding proline rich transmembrane protein 1B isoform X2: MDAGADAKGGGGPTVPEDPARPGLPQLPRRPQLLEEDRAPSEEVAAADGGDAAAPEGPPGEPPAEASAAPPAQAQAVAAGEALPMPKAAAGGVPNIGFVGEPPPYAPPDPKAAHLLYPPPFSPPVLFPPAPAAPALYPPPAPLFPAPAAQPLFATFPVYNSPVAGVPAPAPAEHRPLPKDYMMESVLVTLFCCLLTGLIAIVYSHEVGFN, translated from the exons GAGCGGATGCGAAAGGGGGCGGCGGCCCCACAGTCCCTGAGGACCCTGCGCGCCCCGGGCTCCCGCAGCTCCCGCGCCGCCCgcagctcctggaggaggaccGAGCGCCCAGCGAGGAAGTGGCCGCCGCAGATGGAGGGGACGCCGCGGCGCCAGAGGGACCCCCGGGCGAGCCCCCGGCCGAGGCCTCCGCGGcgcccccagcccaggcccaggccgTGGCCGCGGGCGAGGCCCTGCCAATGCCCAAGGCGGCGGCCGGTGGGGTCCCCAACATCGGCTTCGTGGGCGAGCCCCCGCCCTACGCCCCGCCGGACCCCAAGGCCGCGCACCTGCTCTACCCGCCGCCCTTCTCACCGCCGGTGCTCTTCCCGCCCGCGCCGGCCGCCCCGGCCCTGTACCCGCCGCCCGCACCGCTCTTCCCCGCGCCTGCCGCACAGCCGCTCTTCGCGACCTTCCCGGTG TACAACAGCCCCGTGGCAGGCGTGCCAGCCCCGGCCCCGGCAGAACACAGGCCTCTGCCCAAGGACTACATGATGGAGTCTGTGCTGGTGACCCTCTTCTGCTGTCTGCTCACTGGGCTCATCGCCATCGTCTACTCCCATGAG